GCGTTGCGCCTCGCGATAGAACTCATCCACCTGCTGGGGTGTCCGCCCATACGACATCTTCGGAAGATTGAGTGCCAGAACGTTAGCCGAATCAAACGGCGGCCGCGTCTGCTCCAGCACAAACAGAGTCTTCATCAGCACACACGCTCCGGCAAGCAGCAGAAATGAGGCTGCGATCTGCGTAACAGCAAAGATGCGGAGACGCCGGCTGCTCCCTCCGGCAACACGTGTTCCCCGGCCGGTAAGCCCGCCTTGCGGCGCATTTGCCGAGGGAAGCCGCGGAATGAATGCCAGGAAGACGGACGCGATCAACGCCAGCCCAATCCCAAACCACACCAGACTGAAATCGAGCGTGAGCTCCTCGGCGCGCACTGAGAAGCGCGATGCATAACGACCCAGCACCGCTACCATCGGTATGGCGAGGGCCACTGCCGCCACTGCCCCGCTTCCGCATAGCACGAGGCTCTCAGCCAACAGAGAACGGCGCAAAACTGCAGTGCTTGCTCCCAGCGCCGAACGTACCGCCAGCTCCGGTTCGCGGCGCACCGTTCGCGCTAGCACCAAGTTAGCAATGTTCGAGCTCGCAATCACGAAGAGCAGTCCCGAAGCCGCGAACAGTATCCACAGAATTGTATTGGCGCGCGAATTGATCTGCTCGTGCATGCGCGTTACGTCGATCTTGAAATGCTCCTCCGGCTTGTAAACCTCCGGGTGTGCCGCCACCATGGCGCCGTATACGCTGCGCAGTTCCGCCCGCGCATTGTCGACACTCGCGCCGGGAGCCAACCGCGCGAAGACTTCCGTCATGCGATGCTCGCGCCCCGTCACCATCGTGGCGGAAAGATGATGCGGGCTGGTGACGATATTGGCGATGATCTCTGTTGCCACCGGATAGGGAACGGATGGTTCCATAACACCAACCACGGTCGCGGGGCGCGCGCCACAGCAGCTCTCCAGCCGCACAGCCTTTCCAATCACGCTGGGATCGGAGTGCAGCGATGTCCTCCAGAAGTGATAGGTCAGCACCACAGCTCCGGCGGCATTCTGACCGTCATCGGCCGGAGTCAGCAGGCGTCCAAGCACCGGGCGCAGGCCCATCACCTCGAAGTAGTGTCCATCCACCACGCCGGCAGGAATCTCGCGTGGCGTGCCTAGACCCACGACCGTAAAATCTATCTCTGAAAATGTGCCCAGTTCCTTAATTGACTTCAACCCGCTGCCGATGTCCTGAATCTCGGGGACCGAAAACGCTGTGTTGGTTTCGCCGATGCCGGGGGCACTCTGGCGCAGGTAAAGCAACCGATCTTCGTCGCGATTCGCCAGCGGACGCAGCAGCACGGCACGGACCACGCTGAAGATTGCGGCGTTGGCGCCGATACCTAATGCCAACGTAAGGGCGACTGTAATCCACAGCGCAGGCACTCGCGCCAGGGAACGCACGGCAATTCTCAAATCGCGAAAGAACGACATATCAAATCTCCATTCAGGTGATTTTCTCTGCCCGCATCCAAACCAGGGTCAAGCCAGCTGAAAAGCATGAGTATCGCCAGGCCAGCACCTGCCCATGATCCTGATCATTTTTTCCTCGTAGCCGTCCTCATCGCGAGGTATCCTTTCGCCGTCGTTGCTCACTTGCCCTCACGATTTCGTTCATGTCCCCTGCTGGCCGAATCTCGAAAATGTTGCCATACGTCATCGCCGGGTGCTGCGCCATGAGCTGTACAGCATGATTTATGTCCCGCGCTTCAAGGACGAGAATGCCACCGAGTTGTTCCTTGGTCTCCGCATAGGGACCGTCGGTAGTTGCCACTTTGCCGTTTTTCCAATACAGGGTCAGGGCAGTTTCCTGAGACTGAAGCGCTTCTCCACCAGCCCAGTGCCCGTTGGCGCGAAGATGGTCGTCGTATTCAAAGCATTTGTCGAACATGGCGTTTCGCTCGCCCTCAGCCATGCCATCAAATTTGTCTTTATCGTAGTACCCCAGACAGACGTATTTCATTGTTCTTCTCCTTATGTTGGGACCAGCAGCGCGATCTTGCGCGTCGGCTTGTTCAACCTATAGTCGTCCGGCACAGGGAAAATCGACAGCAGAGCCAAATTTTTATTGCAACTCCCTCAGCCGCCCTGCGAGGAACCGACGCTCCTACCCAGCCTGCGGCACAAGTCCGCGCGGGCGAAGTGCGCGAGATGGTACCTGGCGAGTTCCTCGCGGCCAGCAAAGCGTCGATGAGAGAAGCCCCGCTCAGGCCTGCGCACATAGCGATGGCGCCGACGCATTCCGTTTATAGCCCTGAAGCGCGGGGCTAAAATGAGCCAGGGACGCGGTTTATCCTGTACGCCGGCCTGAGGCCACGTGTCCAAAGCAGCGGCAAAGGCCTCTTCAAACCTCGCCGCGTCAGATTAACCCTGTCTTCGAACAATCTTGCGTGTACTTCAGTACAGGCCCAGGCCTCACTCGAATTGGTCCTATCGAAACAAGATCTCTTATAATAAAGTAAAGGGATAATGGCATTCGCAGGTTCTGTCTCGTCTAGAAGACTCTATTTCTACCTCGCGCCATTCATTCTTATTCCCTGTTTTTTATTGGTTTCAGCGTGCTTTTTCCTGCCCTCACGTTGGGTTGCGGTTCGCTCGGACAATAAGTACCTCATCAACTTGGCCTGGGGCGCGACCCTCCACAATGTCAACTGTCAGATCGTTGTCTACGGTGACTCAACCGCTATGGTTGGTATCGACCCTGCTTTGATCCGCCAGCGGACCGGGCTTAGTACTTGCAACATCGCTGAGTATGAGGGAATGACGATCTTTAACGGAACCATGGTGCTGGATCGATACCTCTCACAGAATCAGAGCCCAAAGTTTCTGATTTTTCTTTACTCCCCAGAGGACTTTGATCCATTGAGCCAGCGGCAGATAGTCGGGATGTATGAGGCAATGACTTGGCGTGTGGTACAACCGAATCGCCTTATCAACCTGGCCGCTCTGCTCAGACGTCCTGATGAATTCTTTTACTGGGCCGGGTTTGGGTGGCGGCTCGCCCTTGAACGAGTCAGAAACCGGCCAGCCTCAAACGATATCCTGCAATTCCGAACCGCTCATCAGGGACAGTACCCCATTGACGCTCCAACCGCGACGGAATGCGAAACAATGGTGAGGCCGCCAAGTGTCCCCAATCGCGAGTGGGTAGCGGGACTTAGAAGCTACAACCGCGATGGAACCACGGTCCTTGTCGACTCCACCCCAATGGCGCCCTGCGATCCGAAGCTATCCTACTTTCAACAAAAGCTTCCCGCTCTCGTAGACAATCGCTTCCAAACCATTCCCATAACCGCTTTCACAACAGAAGGCCGTATGCACGTCAACGCCATTGGGTCTGCGCTGCTCTCAAATATGGTGGCCGATCAGGTTCTCCAACATATGTCCGTCGACTCCACAGGGAGAAAACCCTGATTGCTCTTCTCCTCTGCTATCTTCATCTTTCTCTTCCTTCCCGCGAGTCTTATCGGGTATCAGATCGTAAGCCGTTTCAGCCGGTCTGCCACTCTCGCCTGGCTAACGATCACCTCCTTTTTTTTCTACGGGTATTGGAATTCGTCCTACCTCGTCCTTTTGACCGCCTCCATCGTGATGAATTATCTCTTCGCCAGGATGTTGGGCGAGGGAAAACCAGAAGCGAGCCAGAGCCGTTGGCTTGTCATCGCGATTCTCGCCAACCTCGGGCTTTTGGGTTACTACAAATACCTTTTTCCCTTCCTTAACTTTTTTCATGATCATGGTGTTACCAACCACGCCTTCGCAAACGTAGTGCTGCCGCTGGGAATCTCATTCTTCACATTTACACAAATCGCATACTTGATCGACCTTCGCCAGCAGATCGCGAAACGTCAGGGACTGCTGCCCTATTCCGTATTCGTTACTTTCTTCCCACATCTGATCGCCGGCCCTATCATTCATCCCCGCGAATTGATGCCCCAGCTGGACGAGGAGCGCATTCGCGGTTTGGACGCCGGCGATCTCGCCCTTGGCGTTTCCTGGTTCGTCATGGGGCTTGCAAAAAAAGTACTCATCGCCGACCGTATAGCTCCACTCTCGGACGTTGTCTTTCATAACCTAGGAAGTGCGGGAATTGTCACAGCGTGGCTCGGCGCTCTCGCCTATTCCATGCAACTTTACTTCGATTTTTCCGGCTACTCCGACATGGCTCTCGGCTTGGCTCGCATGTTCTCCATCGAGTTTCCATTCAACTTCAATTCGCCTTACAAGTCACAGGGCATCATTGAGTTTTGGCAGCGATGGCACATGACACTTTCGCGCTATCTCAACGAATATCTCTACACCCCAATCCTGCGATGGACCAATGGCCGCCGAATCAGTGCCGGCAAGAAGGTCTCACGCAAGGCCAGTGCCACACTGGAAGGCTTCACCAGCATGGTTGCCTTCCCCGTCATCATGACCATGTTTCTCGCCGGCATCTGGCACGGCGCAGGCATGCAATTTGTGATGTTCGGCGTTCTTCAGGGTTTATACCTTACGGTCAATCACGCCTGGCGCATCTTCACCCCTCAGGGACATCGGTTCCATCGCAAGGTGCCTGCACCCTTCATGATTGCGCTTACCTTCCTTGCCTTTCTCATCAGTCTTGTCTTCTTCAGATCTGCAAATGTGCATGAGGCCGTTTACCTATTGCAGACCATGTGCGGTATTCACGGTAGGGGGCCGGCTTTTGACGCATTTCCCTACATGAAATACATTCCTCCAACCTCCAGATTTTTGAGTCACCTCTCAACCGCTGCACTCTCTCTCTTGATCTGTTTTTTCATCATATGGGCGCTCCCCAACACCCAGGAGATTTTGGGTCAATTACCCAAAGACGAAGTTCTCAAGCCAAGCATCTTGCCGAATCTTCGATGGAGGCCAACAGCCACGTGGAGTCTTGGCCTGACACTCTTGTTATGCTGTGCGATCCTCTTGCTCGATGCGAGTACCAGCTTTCTATACTTTCAGTTTTAGGTGCCTCAGCATAATCAGCTCTCGCCTGATAACCACATCGAATCCTGTATTCTTGGCCCATGTCTCATCCTGACGGAATTGATCTCGCCAGTTTGTCCGTAGACGAATTGTTGACCAAACGCAAAGGTCTGCGACGCAAGCTCGCGGAGCGGGAAAACCTTCAACCCATTCGCATTGCGGTGCTCAGTGGCAGCACCACCAACGAAGTCGTCGATCTCCTGGAACTCAAGCTGCTTGATGCCGGCTTTGCACCAACCTTCCATCAGTCTGAGTACGGCCGCTTCTACGTCGACGCAGTTCATGACGCGGATGCCCTAATTCAATTCGAACCCCATCTCGTCTACGTTCACACCTCCGTAAGAAATATTCAGCGGTTCCCTCCCGTAGGATGTTCGGAAATCGAGTTCGAGGAGCACGTAAAAACTGAGATCAATTTCTTCCAGGAGATGTGGACATCCTTGGAAGAGAAGATCGGCTGCCTCGTGATCCAGAACAACTTCGAGTTCCCGTCCTATGCCATTCTTGGCAATCTCGACGCAACCATAGCTGGCGGCCATACTCGATTTGTCTCTGCGCTCAACCTGGAGTTTGCACGGAGAGCGGCATCCAACTCCAAACTTCTCGTCCAGGACATCTGCAGCATCTCAGCGCGTATTGGCCTTGACCAATGGTTCGACTTCGAACGCTGGTTCAGCTACAAGATCAACACGTCACTCGAAGGCAGTCATGCCATAGCCACCTCGCTGACTGCTATCATTCGCGCGATTTACGGCAAAGCTCGTAAAGTTCTTGTGTTGGATCTCGACAACACACTTTGGGGTGGAGTTATCGGCGACGATGGCGTCGAGAAGATTCAGATCGGTCGGGAAACACCCGTAGCTGAGGCTTATTCCGCCTTTCAGCAGTACTGTCTGTCACTACGCAATCGCGGCGTACTTCTTGCTGTCTGCTCGAAGAACAACGAGGAGATCGCCAAACAGGGCTTCGAACATCCGGATTCGATACTCAAGCTCGAACATATCTCATGCTTCAAAGCCAATTGGGACCCCAAACACGAAAACATTGCTTTGATCGCGACAGAACTTAATCTCGGCGCCGACAGCTTTGTCTTCGTGGATGACAATCCCGCCGAACGCGAAATCGTTAGAGCTCAGATCGACGGTATCGCTGTTCCCGAAGTTGGAAGCGAGGTAGCTCAGTTCGCCAGGATCATCGAGGCTGGCCGCTATTTCGAGCCGATCTCACTCTCCCAGGAAGATTACGAGCGCGCCGCTCTCTACGACCAAAACAGCAAGCGTACCGTCTTCGAAGGTAAGTTTGCCGACTACGGAGAGTATTTGGATTCGCTTTCGATGACCGCAGAAATTGGTCGCTTCCAGCCAATCTATCTCGAACGCATCGCCCAACTCACCAACAAAACAAACCAGTTCAATCTCACAACCCGTCGCTACACCTTTGGCGAGATTGAGTCTATCCTCACCGATCCCGATGCAATAGGAATCTACGGCAGACTAACTGATCGATTCGGAGACAATGGACTCATCTCCGTCGTGCTTGGCCGCCGCAAGAATGACATTCTAGACATCGATCTCTGGCTCATGAGCTGTCGCGTCCTCAAGCGCGACATGGAAGTTGCGATGTTGGACACGCTGATTGAGTATGCTCGCGGAATGGGTGTCGCCATCCTGCATGGCCACTATCTCCCCACCAAAAAAAACGCCATGGTCCAGGATCACTACACGAAACTTGGATTTGAAACCGTGTCACAAAACCCAGATGGCTCCGCGATATACTCGCTGGAGACCAAAGGCTTCACGCCCCGCAACACCCACATAAAAATCATGGAGCCTGCTAATGAGTAGTGACGATCGTCTTCCTGAAATTCAAGAAATCTTTCGCGACATTCTGGACGAACCGGACCTTGTCCTCAATCGTCATTCGAACGCCGAAAATGTTCCTGATTGGGACTCCCTTGCGCACGTCAATCTGATCACTGCCATCGAAAAGCGATACAAAGTAAAGTTTGCACTCGGCCAGTTGCAGCAGCTCCATCACGTAGGAGATCTGCTCGATCTGCTCGACCAGAAGTTGGCCGCCAAGTAGGTCGTTTGCACCCCACGAATAGGACGAAATTGCGATGCTCCCAGGCTCGGCGCTACATCTTCATCACGTAGGTTATGTGGTCAAAACGATAGATCCAATCGTAAAGACCTACGTTGATCGTTACGGATATGAAGTGTCGACCCCAGTCATCCACGACCCCCTTCAAACTGCTTTTGTCCAATTTTTGAAGCTCACAGGCGACCAGACATTTCTCGAGTTCGTAGCTCCGGATGGTCCGGAAAGCAACCTTGTCAGCGCCTCGAAGCGCGGCGGTCTGAATCATCTCTGCTTCACTGCCGACAATCTCGAACAGACTATCGTGCAGCTGGAAGAAAGCGGTATGCGCCTCATCTCTGAGCCTAAACCCGGCAGAGCATTTGGAGGGCGCCGGATCTGCTGGCTGGTCGGCGAAGATCCCCTGCCGATTGAACTGGTGGAAAAACTCTCTGAGAATGACTTATGCGTCCCGCTAGCGCCCGTAGATCACGAAGTCAACTCCTTTGAGTCATAAGAGTTCCTAAATTAGGTCGGCAGATCGCGCCCGCACCACAAACGAACATCTCGGTCACCCATTCATGCACTCCCATCGCATGAGTGGGCATTCGCTCCACGCGCGAACATCGCTTCCGAACCGAAATCAATCTTTTGGTGGAGGGTCTTAACCCTCACTCCACGAGTACCATCATCCGATGATTCCGACCGAACCAATTGGCAGCATCCCGCGTCCTCCTCAACTGATCGAAGCGCTAACGTTGCATCATGCCGACAAAATCACCCATGACTCTCTGGACAGCGCCTATGCTGAGGCACTTCGAGACACCATCGATCGTCTCGAGCAGACCGGGTCGCCGGTCCTGACCGATGGCGAACAAACCAAGCCCAGCTTCGCCACTTACCCTCTCATCGGTCTCTCAAATCTCGCGTCCGATGGAGTCATCATCCCGTTCGCCGATGGCCACCAACGCCAGCTGCCTCGACTCACCGCTGGCCCCTTTCGCTACGGCACTCATGCCGACAGTTTTCTCAAGGCCGCGCGCACCTACACCAATCGCCCAATCAAGCAGGCTGTTATCTCCGCCTCTGCGCTCAGCCTCCTCTATCCGTCAGCAGAGATTCCCGGCTACTCTCGTGAGTCATTCCTCGCGGACCTAATCGACGAGGCCGAAGCTGATATTCGCGGGGCTCTCTCCGCAGGTGCAGCATCCGTACAGATCGACTTCACCGAGGGCCGGCTCTCCCTCAAGCTCGATCCCTCGGGAAATCTTCTGCGCAGCTTCATCGACCTCAACAATCAGGTCCTGCAACGCTTCGCCGCGAACGAACGCCGCAAAATTGGCGTCCATGTCTGTCCCGGCGGAGACCACGATTCGACCCACAGCGCGGACGTTGACTACGCCGGACTGCTACCCGACCTATTCAAGCTCAACGTCGGCCGTTTCTATCTTCAGATGGCCAGCGAACCGGACAAAAAGCGCATCCTGCGGCTCGTAGGCGACTTGGCAGGGCCTCAGCATCTTGTCTTCATAGGCGTCATCGACCCAATCAATCCAGCCATCGAAACTGCAGCCCAGGTCCGCGACCGCATCCTCGAAGCAGCATCCTTCCTACCCATCGAGCAACTTGGAACCACCGACGACTGTGGCTTTGCACCATTCGCTGACGACACCTCGACCGCCCGAGACACTGCATTTCAAAAAATCCGAGCCAGAGTAGAAGGAACAGAGCTAGCCAGCAGGCAGTTGGGCCACTAGCCACCGCCCCATGAAAGCGCCGCCGTACGAACCACCGCGGTGGCCCCTACATCAAATGAAACCAGTGCCTCGGGTGCTCTATTCATGCGGCCATCGCATGAGTGGGCCTTCGCGCCACGAGCGAACCGTTTTTCTTCCCCGCAATCGATCATCATCCGCACCATCTTCCACGCCGAAGAAGTATCTAAAAAGAATTTTTTGCGCCCTACGAAAACTGCTACGCCTAACCATGCCTTCGTAATACAACGCGAAACGAAAAAACTGCCTCTCACGCCCTGAACGAAACTTCGCGGCCAAGCCGCAACTCGGAGAGTCAATGAAAAAATCTACGCAATGGATGTGCTGCGCGATGCTCGGCATCGCCGCCACACTCCTACCAGCCAAAGCAAAAGCAGTGACGGACGACGACAAGAAGTTTCTCGCGACGGCAGCGCAATCCGACCAGAACGAGATAGCCCTCAGCCAGTTGGCAGAACAGAAAGCCACCAATCCCGCAGTGAAGGCGTTTGCCGACAAGATGGTCAAAGAACACACGCAGATGACCGAAAGCATGAAGCCCTTCGCAGACTCCTGGGGCCTCGCAGCTCCAACCGGCCCCGACCCCGACCACCAGAAAGAACTGGATAAACTCAACGGTCTCTCCGGCAATGACTTCGACAAGGAGTACATGGACCAGATGGTGACGGATCACTCGAAAGCCCTGAGTGCCTTCACCACCGAAGCCAAGGACACCAAAGATGTAAAGTTCAGAACCGCAGTCATCAAAGGCAAGACCGCCGTCGCAGCCCATAAGAACATGGCCTACGACCTCAAAAAGAAGCTGTAACGGCGCAATTGCATCGCGCTCTATGACTCAAAAAATGAAGCTGGGTGCCCCATCCTTCGCGTCTCTTGCGAAGGGTGGGACGCAGTCCGCCTGAACGGGTATGCGCGACTGATCAACACTTCGCCGCCACCGCATCAGGTCCACCCGCTCCCTAATAACTCGTGGCCTCAAGGAGGGCATGGACCCGCCGTCCCTCACATTCCCGAAACGGGAACCCAAAAAATAAATCCCAAAACTCTGTCACATTTTTCTCAGCCAAAAAACTGACTGCTAAAACACCACGCCAGCCACGCAAAACACCACAACTACACCACCAAAACACCACGTCAAAACACCACTTTTCGCAAAAATCCCCAGCAAAACACCACGAACTCACTCGCCAAAAAAATACCCGGGCCGCCAATCAAAATTTGGCGGCCCGGGCCTGTCCATCGGTTTGGTGATCCGTCAATTCCCGCTGGACTTCAAGGTAACCCCTGTCTTCAACGGCAGCGATTCAACCGAATCGCCAACGGAGATCGTGAATCGATTAGAGCCGATCGCCCATCGCTTGGCCGCGACGTCATAGTAGGAAAACGATCTTGCCTCCAACGGAATCTCTACATGTTTCGTCTCGCCCGACGACAGCTCTACCCGTTGAAACCCCTTCAACTCATGCTCCGGGCGCGGCACCTTCGGGTGGTCCTCTGTTACATAGAGCTGCGCAACTTCAGCACCTTTGCGACTACCCGTGTTCGTCACATCGAAGCTGGCAACGCCTTTCACCTCGCCGCCACTGTCGTTCTGATCGACCTTCAGATTCGCAAACTTGAAGGTAGTGTAGGAGAGACCGTATCCAAACGGAAACAGCGGCTTGACCTTATTCTTCTCGTACCCACGGTATCCAACAAAGATGCCTTCTTTGTAGTCGACCCGCTTTGAGTCGCCCTCAGGATAGTAACTAGCGAAGGTTGGATTGTCCTCCGCTTTGCGCTCGAAGGTGGCGGGCAGATGTCCCGACGGGTTAACATCGCCGAACAAAATCTCCGCCAATGCCTGTCCAGCCTGCTGCCCCGCGTACCATGTCTCCAATACTGCGGGCACGCGATCGATCCACTGCGTCGAATCCACGTTCCCACCCGATGTAATCGCGACGACAACCTTCGGATTCGCTGCAACCATCTCGCGGATCAGTTCAGTCTGCCCATACGGCAACGAGAACGTTCTGTCGCCACCCTCGCCTTCGCTCTCTTCCTCAAAGCCAGCTTCCACCAGTACAACATCGGCTTTCGCGGCAAGCTGCACAGCCTGTGAATTGACCACCTTGTCTTCAGGTACGATTCCCAGCACCACGTGGCCTCCGATGGGAGTCTTTTGCCACTCTTCGACGACTATCTTGTGAGGCCCCGCCGCAAGCTCGAGCGTCAGGTGCGGCTGAAACGCACGCACAATCTTCCAGTTGTCGATCACGAGCTTGTCGTCGACATACACCCGATTGCCTGAGCCCTCCCCGGAGTCCTCCAATGCGAAGATGTATTTGGTGGATGTCGCGGCGTTATAAAAGCCGGTGAGTCGGTGAGAAACTTCAGCTGGGGGCGAGTTGAACAGCATTTCTATCACCGCATCCACATTTGCGATGACATCCTTGATGGTGAGTCCTTCGAGGACCGCATGGCGCGTGACTGTCTTTGAAGCCGGAGCTCCGGAAAGGTCAAGATTCTTGAAGGTCTCAAGCGTCATCCCGGCTTTACCGTTCTTGGCATCCGTAGTAAACTCCGTCGCCGACGCCAGATGCGACAATGTCGGAACGCCCCTGTCATACAGCACGGTCGTCGCTGCGCCCACCTCGTTGGAGATGCCCTCAAGCGCGCTCACCATATGGAACGGAACTACGCCGGCGCTTCCTCCGCCCACCGGAACGCCCGGATAGGCGTCTGGTCCGACTACCAGAATCGTCTTAACCGCCGACTTATCGAGCGGCAACAAGTTACCCACGTTCTTCAGCAACACCGTCCCCTCGCGAGCTGAATCGAGGGCAACTTCCCTGTTCTTCGCATCGACGAAAGAAATCGACGTATCGTGCTGATCACGATTCAGCCAGCCATAAGAAGCAGCCGTCTCTAGAATATGACGCACCTTCTCGTCGATCTTCGCCTCGGGCACCTTGCCGCCCTGAATAGCCGGCCCAAGGCTCCCGTTGTTCATGAACTTCCCGCCCGGCTCCTCAATATCGAGCCCACCGTTCGCCGCGCCGATCGCATCGTAGGTCGCATCCCAGTCCGACATCAGCACACCCTTGAAGCCCCACTCGTTGCGCAGGATGTCGATATTGAAGTAACCGTTCTGGGTCGCATGTTGTCCGTTGATCAGATTGTAAGAGTCCATCACCGAGCTCACATGCCCCTGCTTTACCGCTGCCTCGAAGGCAGGCAGATAGATCTCGCGCAGTGTTCGCTCGTCGATCTCGGAGTCTGAGTCGTGCCGCAGAAACTCACTATTGTTGCCCAGATAATGCTTGACCGTGGCACTGACGCCCTGCTCCTGCATTCCGATAATGTAGCCAACTGCAATCTGCCCCGAAAGGAACGGATCCTCGCCGAAGTACTCGAAGTTACGTCCGTTTCGTGGCGACCGGTAGATATTAACCCCAGGCCCAAGCATGAAGTGGACTCCCCGTGCCCGGGCGTCGCGACCTATTCCCGCGCCCACCCGTGCCGCCAGTGCAGGATCCCACGAAGCCGCCATGTTAATCCCGGCTCCGTAGGTCGTCGAGGGAAACCCTGAGTTTGACCTCGTTCCGTATGGACCATCCGACATATCGAGAGCAGGAATCCCAAGCGACGGAACGGCCCGCACACCAAAGCCTGTTCCTCCGATGTAGTCCAGCTTTTGCTGAAGCGTCATCTGCTTCACCAACCTATCCACCTTCTGTTGTTCGGCAGCGTCTAGTGAATGCGGGGCTTGGGCGGGGACTGGGATGGACGAGATCGCAAAAGCCGCACTCAGGGCCAGCACCGTTAGGAGCGAAGATTTGAAGGGGTGGCAAAGCTTTGAACGCATGAAAGTGTGTCCCTCGTAGTTCAAAAATTGTAAACGCACCGTCCTGGCTCTTGTCGGCGATAGCCATCTTTATCTCCAACTAGCCACGCAGAGGAGAGTCGGCCCACGGATGAAAATCACTCTTCAGAGAACAGGAAACCCAAGATAATCCCCAAACCCTGTCACATCTTGCCAGAAATTAAAAGCTGCCCAGGACGAGGCGGCTCGATAGATCGCCAGGAGATCTACACGTCGAGCTCGCTCCGAATCGTGCCGCCATACCCACCATACCCGCTGCCAACGGCGCAATCGAGCCAATTTGGTAACCGAAGGGAGGCGACGACTTAATGTTCAAATCCCTGAGAAAACCCTCACGGAGATATGGTCGGCAAGGTCCCTTACCTGCGGCTGCTGCCGCGATCGGGCTTAATCCCAGCCTCCGACTCTTCGGAGTTTCCTCCGACAGGTCGGAGCAAAGGCGTCGTAAGGCAGATTGTCACGCCAGGCCGACACTTCGATAAACCCATATCTTGGAACGACTAAGCTTTCTGGAAAGAATTTGATTCTAGTTGGTCCACGAATTGCTTCTACTGGCGGCATGTTCCAAATCAGTTTAAGAATGATGGCTCGACCCAACCGTTCGCTCGAAGCGATCGAGGCGCTTCGGTCTATCAGGATTGCGGCCCGAATGGATCGCGGATTTATTGAAGGGCGCATTTACCAGGAAGCTGGCAATCCGGACGCGATCTGCTTTGAACAGGATTGGTCAAGTGAACCGGAGTTGAAATCGCACATTCGTTCGAGCTGCTTTACGGACCTCCTGATGCTCATGGAGACCTCTCCTGTAGCGCCGATACTTGAGATCCATTCAGTGATCGACCTTTTCGGCATGAAATACATCGAGGCTATACGTTATTCCGAAAGGTGATGCGTACCACACATCCACTGCAAGTTCAGACCAAGTTCAACGGCCAACACTTTCGAATTGAGCAAGCCATAGAAGAGGACAAAATGTGTTTCAAAGCGCACTACAAAAAGTTGACGCCGG
This Tunturibacter gelidoferens DNA region includes the following protein-coding sequences:
- a CDS encoding beta-glucosidase translates to MRSKLCHPFKSSLLTVLALSAAFAISSIPVPAQAPHSLDAAEQQKVDRLVKQMTLQQKLDYIGGTGFGVRAVPSLGIPALDMSDGPYGTRSNSGFPSTTYGAGINMAASWDPALAARVGAGIGRDARARGVHFMLGPGVNIYRSPRNGRNFEYFGEDPFLSGQIAVGYIIGMQEQGVSATVKHYLGNNSEFLRHDSDSEIDERTLREIYLPAFEAAVKQGHVSSVMDSYNLINGQHATQNGYFNIDILRNEWGFKGVLMSDWDATYDAIGAANGGLDIEEPGGKFMNNGSLGPAIQGGKVPEAKIDEKVRHILETAASYGWLNRDQHDTSISFVDAKNREVALDSAREGTVLLKNVGNLLPLDKSAVKTILVVGPDAYPGVPVGGGSAGVVPFHMVSALEGISNEVGAATTVLYDRGVPTLSHLASATEFTTDAKNGKAGMTLETFKNLDLSGAPASKTVTRHAVLEGLTIKDVIANVDAVIEMLFNSPPAEVSHRLTGFYNAATSTKYIFALEDSGEGSGNRVYVDDKLVIDNWKIVRAFQPHLTLELAAGPHKIVVEEWQKTPIGGHVVLGIVPEDKVVNSQAVQLAAKADVVLVEAGFEEESEGEGGDRTFSLPYGQTELIREMVAANPKVVVAITSGGNVDSTQWIDRVPAVLETWYAGQQAGQALAEILFGDVNPSGHLPATFERKAEDNPTFASYYPEGDSKRVDYKEGIFVGYRGYEKNKVKPLFPFGYGLSYTTFKFANLKVDQNDSGGEVKGVASFDVTNTGSRKGAEVAQLYVTEDHPKVPRPEHELKGFQRVELSSGETKHVEIPLEARSFSYYDVAAKRWAIGSNRFTISVGDSVESLPLKTGVTLKSSGN
- a CDS encoding DUF4142 domain-containing protein, which codes for MKKSTQWMCCAMLGIAATLLPAKAKAVTDDDKKFLATAAQSDQNEIALSQLAEQKATNPAVKAFADKMVKEHTQMTESMKPFADSWGLAAPTGPDPDHQKELDKLNGLSGNDFDKEYMDQMVTDHSKALSAFTTEAKDTKDVKFRTAVIKGKTAVAAHKNMAYDLKKKL
- a CDS encoding cobalamin-independent methionine synthase II family protein, giving the protein MIPTEPIGSIPRPPQLIEALTLHHADKITHDSLDSAYAEALRDTIDRLEQTGSPVLTDGEQTKPSFATYPLIGLSNLASDGVIIPFADGHQRQLPRLTAGPFRYGTHADSFLKAARTYTNRPIKQAVISASALSLLYPSAEIPGYSRESFLADLIDEAEADIRGALSAGAASVQIDFTEGRLSLKLDPSGNLLRSFIDLNNQVLQRFAANERRKIGVHVCPGGDHDSTHSADVDYAGLLPDLFKLNVGRFYLQMASEPDKKRILRLVGDLAGPQHLVFIGVIDPINPAIETAAQVRDRILEAASFLPIEQLGTTDDCGFAPFADDTSTARDTAFQKIRARVEGTELASRQLGH
- a CDS encoding VOC family protein → MVKTIDPIVKTYVDRYGYEVSTPVIHDPLQTAFVQFLKLTGDQTFLEFVAPDGPESNLVSASKRGGLNHLCFTADNLEQTIVQLEESGMRLISEPKPGRAFGGRRICWLVGEDPLPIELVEKLSENDLCVPLAPVDHEVNSFES